AAATTCACaaaggttttcagtttttgtctgAAAATATCATGTAAATACAGCCTTTTATTAGTGAACAGCACTCTTTCTCTGCTTGGATGATAGATGTGAAGAACAGTTTGTCACAGTATAATCAAGTAAAACTACAAACAGGGCTCCACCTGACTGGGCAAATAGGTTTGACATGTATGAATGCTAAGTGCAcattgtcatttgttttcacaGTTCAGACACAGTTCATCATTTTGTTTGTCGACATGGTCATTTTTCACATGTTGAAACTGACTGAGCTGCTTGAACAAGTCGCTGTAGCACGATATGTGTCCATCTGGCAAAACTGGATCAGAAACCCGAGTGGCCAATCAGTGCACTCCAACAGCATTATAAGTGTGCTTGGCGGAAAAAGGGCCACCCGACGCGATGCATTGGGTTTTTGAAATAACTatatgtattttcttttatttaagaGGATAATATGAACTGGGAGGTATCCTGAGCCATGAAAGCTTTATTATTTTTGAGTTGGGCTTGTTTATCATTCTTTTTTGTCCAGTGGCCACAATTTTTTTTGACGATGTTAGTTTTTTGGTATCACAACCAGTCGGAGGGGCTAATTGTCACGGGtgcaggtggaaggacccacgcaggcagccaggtggagttcaaaCTAATTTATTTTCAGGAACAAGAACGCAGGAATACAGGAACACAGGAATGCTGAGCCGACATGCAGGCAAGGACACagaagcacgcagacagacccacaaggagccgacaagacacaccagtgGAGCAGGACTTAAACAGAGGGCCAAAGAGGTGCAACACATTAGGATGGTAACGAGgcaggagcagacagaaacaggtggGCCAGGGGCAGCGCAAGGGACAGCGCAAGGGACAGCGCAAGGGACAAACAAAACCATAACCGGCCCTGAGCGCCCCCACAAGgctgcaggggcacagggcgtgacactAATATTTTCCTCATGATTTATTCTCAGGAATCTTTTTATGTTGTTGGCTGACAAGAGCAGCTCTGACCACAGTCTGCATGAGGTTTGTATGATTCAGCAGGAAGTTTATATTATAATCCTTACACTCGTATGCACTGTATACTTTTTAAGTTTGTATATGTTAGTtaacaatttaaaataaaagggAACAGAAGATCGCTGAAGCTTCTGCATGCAGCTTTGGATGCCTCAGGAACAagcatcaccccccccacccccccaaaacaCTTCTGATGTGATACAAACACAAATGACCCCAAAACAATGTATTCTTTCACACTTATTTCATGCGACACATGTTTAATAGTAATAGAAGGCCATTCTCAGCTGACcatttggtttactttagttcaataaattcagaaatataACACTATTTTTTAAACCAGAAAAAGAATAGTATAGTGTATAGTGAAGCTATTGGGTTTAGGTTTGGGTTAGAGGAGATGAGACTGGTCTGGGTTCCTCATGAGAATTTCCTGCTCCGGTTGAGAGAAGTACGCCACTCTGGCTGTCATGGTGAATGTGTGATTCTGTTATCGATCACAATGGTCGATCAAAGGGACGTTGATCGGCCGGTTTTGCTCATTCGTATTTATTTTCTAGCCCCCCCCCTAGATGGCCTATACAGGATAAccggcactgaaagcttcttagatgtgtgtcttttactgcgccgcttccttgcttttcctccttcctccgaaaACGCTCTGTTCAGTTGACTCCGTCTCATCCATGTGCGCATTCCACTCGCTTGccccgtgtggcagataaccccgctatttactcgccaaacagaaaattaatCTGCCGTTGGCGGCTGTTAATTTCGGACGTTGGTGGTAATTCTAACTTTTTTGCGCTATTCTcctatcagctgatgatttcGTCAAGCACCCAACCTTAccatctaaaataacttttatagctaacacaaaataaacacaggacactgaaaagttctaaCTTACCGCTTGCTCTGCTGGCTCATCAACACGACCATGTACCGTGGGAATGGCGTCGGCGTTCAAGTGCAGTTTGACGGCAAATTCAGCTTCATACTGGCCCAAATTAGCAAAACAGAagtatttgtcttcttctgacccggaaaaagaaatactttccactgctgcctggcgatttcgtcttcaggaaagccaaataaaactgcctttccaggacatccaaataaacattttctgggagccatgttctctggatctaacaccaacacatgcacaccacacacagagaagCCAGGGCCTAGTCAGAGGATGACCATATATGGAAGTCCGGATCACATCGACGTCACAACGGTCCCGGCTTGAAAAAAACTCAGTCAAACAGAGCCTTCACAGCCAGTCAGAACATTTTTCAGGGCTTGCAGTCAAAGACATGGACCGCATTACTTGACACTTTGGCGtcgtttcacattggtatcagacAATTTAATcgtgtttacaggtttaaaaaagaggtccACTGATCAATGTCCCCTTGAAGGAATTGGGTGTGCATGCTAATCCAGGATTGGTTTCACTTGGCTTGGTGAATCTTTGTGCTCTTGTCCTGGCTCAGTCTTTCATGCAATTAATTTACCTGAACCCTCTTGTTTTGGATTGGATCAGCttggatcagttttttttttctatcctgGATGAATaaatcctacttttgtgcaaaaGACTCCTGTTTTGGTCAGTTGCCTGTTTTGGTCAGTTGCAGTGTCAAAGAGAAGAAGACATTTGACAAGAGGGTGGTTCATGTGGCACTGCCATTCTACATCTCACCTCTTTTACCTTGTATTGACCCTTTTTGCCTGTCAGTAATTGCACCTGGTAGCCATTGGGGAGGACGTTTTGATGAGTGTACTGATTTGTGTACTCCACTGATTTGTTCCACAATAATCATGGTGCTCTTTGTTGTCCACATGTTTGacccaaagacaaacatttgcCAATTTCAACCACAATTCTCTGATTGTtgattcatttctgttgtgaaacTTGACACTGGTGTCACATGAGTAGACTGAATGAGCAGTAAATGTATATTCCTTTAACAGGATTTAGAGTGTGATTCAAATGCCTTATGAAAAAAGCAGGTTTGTTTGTGAATACAGCAGAAATAATTTTTTACAAGAATTATGCCAATGAAATAttcctttgtttattttttcacacaTGTGAATAGGGCCACAAATAATCCAAATAATACATTGGATAATTCACTATACTAGGTGCAGATATTTATATATGAGTGCTTCACCGTCCGTGAACCTCGTCATACTTCACTGTACTCTACAGTGGGTTTGCCACTCAGCATATCTGTAGTGTTAGAAAAGATGGTACACAGAGGAAATTTCTGCACTGAGAACCAACGTACAGAAAATCGTTATTGGGAATGCATAAGATTGTGTTTGCTGAAGCCTAAATCCTTGCTGTGCATTCTTTgattgaggaaagaaaaaaataccaacAGATCTCAATTCAAGTTTGCATTTATTCAGCGAtatacaacaacaacacctgGAATGTCTTCACCTAAATTTCAGCATATTCTTTCTCCTCCAGTGTCTCCCTTGGTCCTGGAACAGAGAGCTGATCCTCTGGCAGTTTAGGCTTAAGAAGCTTGTGTGGGGGCACTCCTTCATGCATAGTTTATTACCTGCATCCTGCATCAACATGAGTCATCTGACTCCATCACCAGATGGCCTCATGTTTTCTGTGGCTCCATGTTGGTCATCCTCTCATCCTGGGCCTGGCTCTGGGGCCTTTGCTCCTGTCCCTAGCAGAACCCACCTAATTGTCCTTAATTATCCTCCCATAAACTTTACTGTAGCATCAACACAAAATCTTTCATGTTCCCaagaaaaacagcttctttcccttatcttcacacacacagccccctCTGTGAAAACGCTGAACGTTTAACCACCACTAACAATAACCCATAACATGCTGCCTTGTGTATCTATTTAGCATTAACGTTAGCTAATGTATACCAAATGCAGAGGACATATTAGACCTGCAACTTACTGTGTATGAAGTGTTTTGTCAAGGGATTCGAAAGACTCAATAATTGTTGTTTCACACTTGGAAAACTTCTCTATATCATTGATTTATTGCTAATTGTCTGGAGGGTGCAAATGCGGAAAGTGAACCAAAGACAGTGACACAAAAATCGTGTTACATCTTGAGTTGATGAAGCAAACTTATCTGAAGCATTATGATACTCAGTGTTATAAAAACAATTTTTGGATTTGCATATTGTCCATGCAAgtcaaaaataaacataaaacctTTAAGTTACAGGTGAATAACACAGTCTCAACACAGTGATCTCTACTGCAGGGGTCAGCAATTaacggcccgcgggccaaatgtggcccgccgaaccgtccaatacGATTCCAATACGGGCGCGCACAAAagcacgcattaccccgggccgtcgagcggacgcacgcaaccctgttggagtgcgatatctgtcattgtgttgcaatagacaatcttcgaaggatgttttgtttagttgtggtttctggtttgtcactgaaaaataaagagtggCACCTCATCTGGTGAACatagagcgcaagtgagtgcgctgcaccgagctcacagtgtgtatttattctccagtaagttcgagtgtaacggtgtgtttccaccggacgcgacgcgAATTTTTCGGGTGacgagattacatacaaagtcactgtaatgacgcgattgtggctcaaccttgagcggcgggcgacgagcgtttccagggaaaaatctcactgccgcccgccacccgccgctccattgctcgtcgttcgagttgaaataattgaacctttcaagcggattggcgccaggacagcctatcagcgtggaggtcttcacagacGTGCTGACGTGGGGCAGCAGGACTCTGACCACGCAGAACAgctggcatgatgccaaggcgagtggcgtgcgcgatctcacttgttcaccgcttctggtggaaaccaggtgtcagcctgaagtagcgctggaaccggccgtccgggcgcagctcctgcagaagacggtggaactcaccgagctcagaccgcctccgtggcgcagcaggcagccagaagcgatgccggcgcatcggccgcagccggagctgacttccaAATAATACAGAGCAGCAATgatggcaggcggagcatctcaatctcaatctttatttgtaaaagcacttctcatattcataaaagtgctgaacagtaaaaacagtcataaaaacaaaaaaagaacaaaacccgcaccatcgatcagtatgcgcgcgcgcacacacatacacacagacagccgggtgcacacaggagtGTGGGACAAACATAAGAAAAATCCTGTCCACTGtacaggagacggtgatgaggacctgtgatgtttctgcaggaagttctgtgttgcatattttttccagcgtgacgcgtcccgcgaatgaattcacacaccagcgataaaactcgtgcATCTAGCGTGGCGCGGTGTCTTTTGTCGCGtgaatgcagtcgcgttaaacgcGTCCCCCCCGCTCCCCAGTCCGCGGATGGATGCGCGCGCCAGCCGGAGACCCCTTGGTCCGCGATTGAAatgcccccaaaaaaagtggcccgccgccaaatctaattgccgacccctgctctacTGGATTAGTGAAGAAATTCATTTGGAATCAGTTAACACTGTTGACTatcttttctgaaaaaaaataaactttttatttttcattctgttgtgtaCCTCTGGTTTACCTTCTTtaaatttgttcatttcttttcatcaaaTGAACTAGGAAACCTGAATCCATCATGAACAGAGCTTGGAAAGGATTGCTGAAGTCTGGCATCATCTTTCTGACCTTGAGTCTGTTTGTCTACATGTTTTATCACATCGACTTTCTGGAGGTGAGAACCCATAGTAACCTTTGAGGATATTGATCGGATATTGATCGATATGTTGCACTTTCAGCAATCTAATGAGATCTTAGAACTATACTACTGGATAGAATGTGTTCAAATCAAGCATAGAAGGAAAATTAAGTAACAATACTTTGGTTCTGCCAGTTTCAGAGAACACCAAATCCTCCATTTAAGAACACAAGAGGTTCCAGCGATCCAGGCTCTAATCGAAACTCCTGCACCTTCCGACCTTTGTCTCCCGAGGAGATTGATGAGGAAAACACTCTTTTAGATTCCATAGCTTGGCCAAATACTCCATCTGTGCCACCTCCTGTTTCCTTGAATGACACCACCAATGCAGCCCGCAGCAATTTTGTCATTCTCCCAAGGCCAGGAGGTGGATCGTGGCTCGTGGGGGATCAGCTGGAGGTCATGATCAAGATGTTTGACTTTAAGGGCCGTCCCAAGAATCATGGGGGAGATTTCTTACTGGTTCGGCTACACAATCGAACACTTGAAGCAGGTGTGGCAGGTCAAGTGGTGGATCATCTCAATGGCACCTACTCTGCTGTGTTCCTCTTACCCTGGGAAGGAAAGTCACAGGTTGAGGTAATAAGTTCaatattgttatttattttttttttttttgtgaataccAACATCTCCCTCTGCTTTGTTCCTACATcagagaaagtttttttttttttttttttaactctttggGTTATATAACTTAAGGTGTTGTAAAAATATCCACCACCTCACCAAAAGTCTAATTTGAGTGATTACCCATACTGTTTACCTCAGATGGCTATAATTCCATGCcttaaacaggaaacaaatgAAGCCATAGTTAGACCGTACAGCAGGGGTGCTcaatcctgttcctggagagcccctatccagcatgttttagttatTTCCCTGCTTCAACCCACCTGTATCTAATGATTCTATCATCGCCAAGCACCCAACAAGCCCAGTGATGAGCCTGTTATTGTCTGACAGCCTTATGCCTGTCATGTAATGACAGGTATGAGGTTGTCAGTCCCATCACCACATCTTCCATCGACGAaacagaggctgaggtctcagaggtggactcattCATCACCCACgttgaagtcaccgaggtggcaAAGCACCGgaggggtggatgagattcggcTTGACAACCTTTAATCTCTGAATGTGCAGgcactgtcttggttgacacgtctctgcaacatggTGTCATGGTTGGGGACACTGGCTCTGGATTGGCTATAACTATAGAAGGGTCACACTACTCACCCTCCCCAGGAAAGGCTATTCTAAGTTACTGGAGAAGAGGTTCAGAccaatagtcgaacctcggtcttcatcctggtcatggaacactagaccagctctataccctccatatgGTGCTTGAGGGTTCGTGGCAGTTttcccaaccagtccacatgtgcattgtggatttggagaaggtgttcgacCATGTTCCTCATAGTACATTGTGAGGGGGACTTCGGGAGTAAGGAGTCtggagtccagggccccttgtcgaggatggtctggtctctgtataACCAAAGTTGGAGCCTGGTTTTCTTTGCTGGCAGCAAGTTGGACCTGTTTCCGGTGCATATTGGAATCTGGCaaggctgccctttgtcaccagttctgtttgtaatatttttggacagaatttctaggtgcagccaggggcctgagggggtccAGTTCGAGAACCTAAGGATTTCATCGCTGGTATTTttcagatgatgttgtcctgttgacttcattgaacctggacctacaacatgcactggggggggggggggggggggagggttgCAGCCAAGTGGGAAGCAACAGCACCTCCCAATCTGAGGCCCTGGTCCTCAACCACATGAAGGTCATCTGCCCTATTTTGTGTTGGGTTAGGTCACACCACAACTAATATGGATTTAGGTCTTGGAGAGAAAGTCACAAATCAAGAAATATTCATTGCTTAACTGCTCACTGCAACAACAGCTTAGTAATTGCTTCTGAATattttatttggttttctgTTAAATCAGGTAACATTGGTACATCCCAGTGAGGCAATCCCATTCCTGCAGCAATTTGCCGGTGAAAAGCCTAATGGAGTGGACTTCTACAGCACTTTTCATTCAGGCTTGCTCACTCAGAAAAccatgtgcagtgtgtgtctgcctccaACCCAGCAGCCACAGTGTAACTACACTGACCTCAATACAGGTGAACTGTGGTTCTGCTACAAGCCACAGAATCTGAGCTGTGATGCCAGGATCAAGCACTTCAGCATTTACCAAAACTCGTCCAAGGTCAAGGAGGACATACTCTTTAAAAAGTGAGTGGTTAACATGTCAATGACTCTTGAGCTAAATGACAGTGCAACTGAAAGAAATGGATAAATGGACCATCAAAAGTTTAGGGCAACAGTTTCTTGAGAACTGaagtttcactttgtttatgCAGCACTGGTCTCAACCAAGACATAGGTGCAACTtgcaaaacagttttcaaacctttgaaatgcttttggttttgctgtCCACCAATTTAAATATGTTTGCTTTGCTTTAGTGGTGTCACCATGAATGTTGGCATTCCAGCTTCAGGACCTGCTCATGTCATTGTTTTCCCAAAAATGAAAGGTAAGTTCATTTTTTACCTCCAAGCAACATGCCTTGCCAACAATGTATTGTTAAAATGAAATGGACTAAATCACAGTCACAATCAGTACTTTACTGGAATATATGTTAAGAGGATTAtaaattccatccatccatccatccatccatccatcttccaccacttatccgggaccgggtcgtgggggcagTGGTCTCAGCAGatatgcccagacttccctgtccccaggcacttcctccagctcttccgggaggatcccaaggtgttcttAGGCCAGCTGAGACACATAGTTTCTCCAGCGTGTCCAaggtcttccccagggtctcctcccagtgggacatgcccggaaaacctcccagTCAGGCATCCAGGAGGTATCCTAAaaaggtgcccgagccacctcagctggcccctctcaatgtggaggagtagcggttctactccgagctcctccctggtgactgagctcctcaccctatctctaagggagcgcccagccaccctacggaggaagctcatttcagtcgcttgtatccaggatcttgtcctttgggtcatgacccaaagctcatgaccataaatgagggtgggaacgtagattgaccagaAAATAGAGAGCTTCGCTTTTTGGCtaagctccttcttcaccacaacggaccgatacaacgaccgcattactgcggccgctgcaccgatccctctgtcaatctcatgctccatccatcccccaagaccccaagatacttaaactccccacctgggctagggtctttccaccaacctggagagggcaagccactttgttccggtcgaggaccatggcctcgaatttggaggtgctgatcctcatccctgtcgcttcacactcggctgcgaaccaccccagtgccTGCTGTCGGTCCAGGTttgatggagccaacaggacaacatcatctgcaaaaagcaaagatgaaatcctgtggtcctcaaaccggaccccctccggcccctggctgcacctagaaattctgtccataaaaattatgaacagaactggtgacaaagggcaaccctgccagagtccaacatgcaccgggaacaggtccgacttactgccggcaatgcggttCAGACTcttactccggtcatacaaagaccggacggcccttaacaaggggcagaggtgggagattggagcctgatcaagttatctccatgccatgtttttgctctgaccatgtatcacaACAGGTTAATCTAACtaaccctgctcctcagcttgtctgtggtacatggtgagggcaaaaacatggcatggagatgacttgatcaggcttcaatctcccacctctgacaaggggccccggactccacATTCCCGGGGCCCCTACACACAAGGAACTGTGAGAGACGCAGActaacgccttctccaagtccacaaaacacatgtgaactggttgggcgaactcccacgaaccctctagcaccctatggagggtatagagctggtccagtgttccacaaccaggacgaaaactgcattgttcctcctgaatccgaggttcaacTATCAGTTGAATCCttctctccagtaccctggagtagactttcccagggaggctgagaagTGTGATCCCCCTTTGGTTGAAGCACACCCTccggttcccctttttaaatagggggaccaccaccccggtctgccaatccagtgGCACTCTCCCCGACCACCACGTGATGTTACAAagatgtgtcaaccaagacagtccctgcacatccagagacttaaggtactcagggcaaATCTCGTCAACCCCGGTGCctccaggcagctgcttcaacaatggaggtggagaatatggtccactcggactcaatgtcccttgcctccctcgggacatgagagaagctctcctggaggtgggagttgaaaaccatgctgacagagggttccaccagacgttcccagcagaccctcacgaGACGTTTGGGTTTGCCAAgtagctctgctcctctcttcacccaagTGTCCAGAACatgcggccggaggtcagatgacacgacaacaaagtcaatCATGGGCCTCCGACCTAGGGTATCCTGGTGCCAaatgcacttatggacacccctgtgctcgaacacgGTGTTTGTTTTGGACAAACTGTAACTAGCGGGCCCCGGCGAcctgatcctcagacacagagacaagcTCCAgagacatggaatgtcaccttgttgggggggaaggagcccgagcttgtgagggaggttgagaggtaccggctagatatagtcggactcacctccacacacagcctgggctctggaacccaatctctcaagaagggctggactctccacttctctggcattgcccgtggtgagaggcggtgggctggtgtgggtttgcttatagccccaca
The sequence above is drawn from the Salarias fasciatus chromosome 17, fSalaFa1.1, whole genome shotgun sequence genome and encodes:
- the LOC115404573 gene encoding NXPE family member 3-like isoform X1; translated protein: MRKPESIMNRAWKGLLKSGIIFLTLSLFVYMFYHIDFLEFQRTPNPPFKNTRGSSDPGSNRNSCTFRPLSPEEIDEENTLLDSIAWPNTPSVPPPVSLNDTTNAARSNFVILPRPGGGSWLVGDQLEVMIKMFDFKGRPKNHGGDFLLVRLHNRTLEAGVAGQVVDHLNGTYSAVFLLPWEGKSQVEVTLVHPSEAIPFLQQFAGEKPNGVDFYSTFHSGLLTQKTMCSVCLPPTQQPQCNYTDLNTGELWFCYKPQNLSCDARIKHFSIYQNSSKVKEDILFKNGVTMNVGIPASGPAHVIVFPKMKGQLAATTDKDIPGPAGYYYKGLWSSLSGATVKRFNNASAISHCLKDKVVHMYGDSTVRQWLEFLSSELSDLKVYNLHNMKQAGPYVALDYAKNIFVTYRCHGLPIRILPSPVTELHYVANELDGITGGKTTVVVFGVWAHFTTFPIKYYIRRLMSIRKAVVRLLARAPDTRIIIRTANLKNSPSPFSAQLGGDWPSLQRDKILRTMFQGMDVYFVDAWEMTVAHYLKHDIHPPRPIIKNMIDVVLSYICP
- the LOC115404573 gene encoding NXPE family member 3-like isoform X2 codes for the protein MRKPESIMNRAWKGLLKSGIIFLTLSLFVYMFYHIDFLERTPNPPFKNTRGSSDPGSNRNSCTFRPLSPEEIDEENTLLDSIAWPNTPSVPPPVSLNDTTNAARSNFVILPRPGGGSWLVGDQLEVMIKMFDFKGRPKNHGGDFLLVRLHNRTLEAGVAGQVVDHLNGTYSAVFLLPWEGKSQVEVTLVHPSEAIPFLQQFAGEKPNGVDFYSTFHSGLLTQKTMCSVCLPPTQQPQCNYTDLNTGELWFCYKPQNLSCDARIKHFSIYQNSSKVKEDILFKNGVTMNVGIPASGPAHVIVFPKMKGQLAATTDKDIPGPAGYYYKGLWSSLSGATVKRFNNASAISHCLKDKVVHMYGDSTVRQWLEFLSSELSDLKVYNLHNMKQAGPYVALDYAKNIFVTYRCHGLPIRILPSPVTELHYVANELDGITGGKTTVVVFGVWAHFTTFPIKYYIRRLMSIRKAVVRLLARAPDTRIIIRTANLKNSPSPFSAQLGGDWPSLQRDKILRTMFQGMDVYFVDAWEMTVAHYLKHDIHPPRPIIKNMIDVVLSYICP
- the LOC115404573 gene encoding NXPE family member 3-like isoform X3; translation: MNRAWKGLLKSGIIFLTLSLFVYMFYHIDFLEFQRTPNPPFKNTRGSSDPGSNRNSCTFRPLSPEEIDEENTLLDSIAWPNTPSVPPPVSLNDTTNAARSNFVILPRPGGGSWLVGDQLEVMIKMFDFKGRPKNHGGDFLLVRLHNRTLEAGVAGQVVDHLNGTYSAVFLLPWEGKSQVEVTLVHPSEAIPFLQQFAGEKPNGVDFYSTFHSGLLTQKTMCSVCLPPTQQPQCNYTDLNTGELWFCYKPQNLSCDARIKHFSIYQNSSKVKEDILFKNGVTMNVGIPASGPAHVIVFPKMKGQLAATTDKDIPGPAGYYYKGLWSSLSGATVKRFNNASAISHCLKDKVVHMYGDSTVRQWLEFLSSELSDLKVYNLHNMKQAGPYVALDYAKNIFVTYRCHGLPIRILPSPVTELHYVANELDGITGGKTTVVVFGVWAHFTTFPIKYYIRRLMSIRKAVVRLLARAPDTRIIIRTANLKNSPSPFSAQLGGDWPSLQRDKILRTMFQGMDVYFVDAWEMTVAHYLKHDIHPPRPIIKNMIDVVLSYICP
- the LOC115404573 gene encoding NXPE family member 3-like isoform X4; translated protein: MNRAWKGLLKSGIIFLTLSLFVYMFYHIDFLERTPNPPFKNTRGSSDPGSNRNSCTFRPLSPEEIDEENTLLDSIAWPNTPSVPPPVSLNDTTNAARSNFVILPRPGGGSWLVGDQLEVMIKMFDFKGRPKNHGGDFLLVRLHNRTLEAGVAGQVVDHLNGTYSAVFLLPWEGKSQVEVTLVHPSEAIPFLQQFAGEKPNGVDFYSTFHSGLLTQKTMCSVCLPPTQQPQCNYTDLNTGELWFCYKPQNLSCDARIKHFSIYQNSSKVKEDILFKNGVTMNVGIPASGPAHVIVFPKMKGQLAATTDKDIPGPAGYYYKGLWSSLSGATVKRFNNASAISHCLKDKVVHMYGDSTVRQWLEFLSSELSDLKVYNLHNMKQAGPYVALDYAKNIFVTYRCHGLPIRILPSPVTELHYVANELDGITGGKTTVVVFGVWAHFTTFPIKYYIRRLMSIRKAVVRLLARAPDTRIIIRTANLKNSPSPFSAQLGGDWPSLQRDKILRTMFQGMDVYFVDAWEMTVAHYLKHDIHPPRPIIKNMIDVVLSYICP